In Gimesia panareensis, the genomic window CAGCAGCAGCAACCCTTCAGCATTGTCTTTGGCTGTTGTGACAATCGTAATATTCATCCCCTGTGTATGATGCACGGAATCGGGATCGATTTCCAGGAACACCATCTGCTCGTTCAGGCCCAGGCTGTAGTTGCCGGCACCGTCGAAAGCTTTGGGATTGATTCCCCGGAAGTCGCGAACACGCGGCAGAGCCAGCGAGATCAGACGTTCCAGGAATTCGTACATCCGGGTGCCCCGCAGTGTCACGCGGCAGCCGATTTCCTGACCTTCACGCAACTTGAAACCAGCCACGGACTTACGAGCCCGGGTGATCTGTGACTTCTGGCCTGCCAGAAGTGTCATGTGGTCAGCCGCTTCGGTCAGACGTTTCCGGTCCTGGTTGGCAGCACCAATCCCCATGCTGATCACAACCTTCTCGATCTGAGGCAGTGAATGCACATTGGTGCGTCCCAGTTTATCCTTCAGGACGGGAACAATCTCTTCACGATATTGTTTTAATAATGTTGGTGTTGCCATGGTTTCTGCTTCAGACTGGCCGAACTATCGGATCAATCTTCCTTACTGAAAACTACTGATGCTGTTTATTGTTTCTGGTATTTTGCTTTGGCAGGACTGATCGTTCCCAGCGAGGCTTCGCACGATTTACAGAACCGTTCTTTGCTGCCTTCAGCGGTGTAACGATATCCCACCCGGGTCCCTTTACTGCAGGCTTCGCAGTAAAATTTGACGTTGGAAATATCGATCGGCATCTCAATTTCCAGACGTCCCCCCTGCGGGTTTTTGGGATGCCCACGTTTTACGTGCTTCAGTGCACGGTTTACATTTTCGATTGTCAGCTTCTTACCGCCAGCGACAACCGACAATACACGCCGGGGAGTATCGCTTGCATCGGCACCGGTGATCACAATCACTGAATCGCCACGTCGTATCTTCATTTCAGACCACCTCGTTTGCCAGGCTAATAATTTTCAGATAACGGCGTTCGCGGAGTTCTCGTGCCACAGCGCCGAAGATACGGGTACCACGAGGGTTTCCATCGGCATCGATCAACACGAGGGCGTTCCGGTCGAACTTCACATAGCTGCCATCGTCACGTCGGCAGGGATACTTGGTACGCACAATCACGCCCCGCAGTACCTGGCCCTTTTTAATATTGCTGCCAGCCAGTGTCTTCTGGATACTCACGACAATCACATCGCCGACCTCAGCAGTCCGACGGCCTGTGCCACCCAGTACTTTAATGCACCGTGCAACCTTGGCTCCGGAATTATCACATACATCCAGATCGGTTTGCATCTGAATCATGGCTTTGCCTGTTCCTTATCAACCAAAAAGATGAGGAAAACCCTATCTTTGTACTATAAACTTAACCGGATCTGTAAAACCGGCCAGAAGAAACTTCAGTCCTTCTTCTTTTCTACAATCCGGATCAAATCCCAACGCTTTGTTTTGGAACGGGGACGGCTTTCGATAATCTCGACCGTATCCCCTTCCTGTGCTTCGTTCTGTTCATCGTGCACGTGGCAGACAGTCCGCCCGCGAACGGTCTTACCGTACAGCGGATGACGATAGCGTCGCTGAATTTCCACTCGCAACGTTTTGTCCATTTTGGCACTGGCCACTAAGCCTGTCAGTTTTTTTCGCATGTCTATTACTTACCCTAACGAGCCTGATTAAGCAGTTTTCTGCTGACTTAATTCGCGTTCACGACGGATTGTCTGAATTCGAGCAATCTCCCGTCTGAGTCGCTTAATATTACTCGGTGCATCGAGTCGTTCCGTTGCCGCCTGGAAGCGCAACTGAAACAGTTCTTTCTGTGTTTCCTGCAGAGCAAATGACAACTGCTCATCATTCATCTCGCGTAATTCACTTGCTTTGGTCATCAGTCAAACCCAATGATTGTTTATCAGTCTCGCTGTACGAATCAGACAGGACTAAAGTGATTTAAAAATATGGTTATCTGGTCGACAGTCCTAGAGGGACGGACGACGTTCTACCAGCCGGACATTGACTGGTAACTTATGTGCCACACGTGCAAAGCAGCGTTTGGCTGCTTCGTGCGAAACCCCGGACAGTTCAAACAGAACAGTCCCTGGCTTGATGACGGCAACCCAGTGATCCGGTTCCCCTTTCCCCTTACCCATACGGGTTTCCAGAGGACGGGATGTTACCGACTTCTGGGGGAAGATCCGGATATAAAGTTTACCTTCACCTCGAACATATTGTGTGGCAGCAATACGGCATGCTTCAATGGTTTGTGCTGTGATATGCCCCGGGTCCAGAGATTGTAAGCCCCATTCACCAAAGGCAACAGTGTTACCACGTGTCGCATTACCTTTTATGCGCCCTCTTTGGCTTTTGCGGTGCTTGACCCGCTTTGGCATTAGAGCCATCGCGATTCTCCTCATCTGAATAATCACCAAGGTCAATCCAAACTTTCACTCCGATGACTCCGAAGGTGGTGTGTGCCTCACGAAATCCGTAGTCAACATGACGCTGCAGAGTCGACAGGGGAATTGAACCACGGCTGGCTTTTTCACGCCGTGACATTTCTGCTCCACCCAGTCGACCGGAAAGCTCGATCTTAATTCCATGAACGCCCGTTTCCATTACCTGGTCCAGGGCACGCTTAATAGTTCTCCGGAAGCTGCCACGCTTGGAAAGCTGCTGAGCAATATCTTCCGCAACCAACGCTGCACTCTGCAGTGCATTGTCAACTTCAATAATTTTCAATTCCATCCGACGACCGGTCAGATCTTCCAGTTCCGCTTTCAACCGGTCCACTTCCTGTCCCTTACGACCAATAATGATCCCGGGACGGGCCGTGAATAAGTGCACCACTACCTGATCGCGGGTTCTTTCGATCTCCACTTTCGGAATGCCGGCAAACTTATATTTGGTCTGAATAAACTTCCGTACCTTCTGATCTTCAACCAGCAATGCCCCAAAATCTTTCTTGGAGGCATACCAACGACTTCTCCAGTCTTCTACGACTCCGATTCGAAATCCGGTTGGTCGAACTTTTTGCCCCATGATACAGGTTATCCTTTAAGTATTTCTGGTTGAGAATAATAAACGTCAGACAACAGTGATGGAATCACCTACGGTAATTCAGGAGCCTCAATCGACACATGAATGTGCGACATCCGGCGACGAATGGTGTAGGCCATTCCGCGGGCACGAGGCTGAATCCGCTTGAACATGGGACCGCCATCGACGCGTGCTTCGGTGATCTTCAGGCCTTCCACATTCCGGGCACCTTTGTCCTCAGCATTGGCCATCGCACTTTTGATCACTTTTTCCAGGAAACGGGCTCCCCGGTTTGGAATGTATTTCAACGAATCCAGACCTTCCGAAGCTGTCATTCCCCGAACCATGTCTGCAAAAGGACGAACCTTAGTTGCTGAGATTCGTGCAAATCGATGCATTGCTCGAACTTGCCCCATGACGATTACTCCACTTCACTATTGCTTAATTTCTATCGGTTATCGGCCACCAGGACCGCAAACACTACCAACACAAACAGTTTATTTCTTCTTAACGGTATGACCGCGGAAGTTACGGGTCAGCGAGAATTCTCCCAGTTTATGACCCACCATTTCTTCCGTCACATACACGTTTAAGTGAGCACGCCCGTTATGCACCAGAAATGTATGACCTACAAATTCCGGAGCAATCGTTGAAGCTCGAGCCCATGTTTTGATCGGCGTTTTTTTACCAGTCTCGTTCAACTTCTCAATCTTCTTCAGAAGTTTAACGTCAACATAAGGCCCTTTTTTCAGAGAGCGACCCATAAAACTTGTCCTCAATTATCGAAAACAGATAGTTATTTTTTAATCAGTTCAAAACACAACGTCAGAGTTTCAGCTGGCCATAACGACGCGATTTACGACGCCGGATAATGG contains:
- the rplE gene encoding 50S ribosomal protein L5, which translates into the protein MATPTLLKQYREEIVPVLKDKLGRTNVHSLPQIEKVVISMGIGAANQDRKRLTEAADHMTLLAGQKSQITRARKSVAGFKLREGQEIGCRVTLRGTRMYEFLERLISLALPRVRDFRGINPKAFDGAGNYSLGLNEQMVFLEIDPDSVHHTQGMNITIVTTAKDNAEGLLLLKEFGMPFRK
- the rpsQ gene encoding 30S ribosomal protein S17, producing the protein MRKKLTGLVASAKMDKTLRVEIQRRYRHPLYGKTVRGRTVCHVHDEQNEAQEGDTVEIIESRPRSKTKRWDLIRIVEKKKD
- the rplN gene encoding 50S ribosomal protein L14, whose translation is MIQMQTDLDVCDNSGAKVARCIKVLGGTGRRTAEVGDVIVVSIQKTLAGSNIKKGQVLRGVIVRTKYPCRRDDGSYVKFDRNALVLIDADGNPRGTRIFGAVARELRERRYLKIISLANEVV
- the rpmC gene encoding 50S ribosomal protein L29, whose amino-acid sequence is MTKASELREMNDEQLSFALQETQKELFQLRFQAATERLDAPSNIKRLRREIARIQTIRRERELSQQKTA
- the rplP gene encoding 50S ribosomal protein L16, giving the protein MALMPKRVKHRKSQRGRIKGNATRGNTVAFGEWGLQSLDPGHITAQTIEACRIAATQYVRGEGKLYIRIFPQKSVTSRPLETRMGKGKGEPDHWVAVIKPGTVLFELSGVSHEAAKRCFARVAHKLPVNVRLVERRPSL
- the rplV gene encoding 50S ribosomal protein L22 → MGQVRAMHRFARISATKVRPFADMVRGMTASEGLDSLKYIPNRGARFLEKVIKSAMANAEDKGARNVEGLKITEARVDGGPMFKRIQPRARGMAYTIRRRMSHIHVSIEAPELP
- the rpsC gene encoding 30S ribosomal protein S3 translates to MGQKVRPTGFRIGVVEDWRSRWYASKKDFGALLVEDQKVRKFIQTKYKFAGIPKVEIERTRDQVVVHLFTARPGIIIGRKGQEVDRLKAELEDLTGRRMELKIIEVDNALQSAALVAEDIAQQLSKRGSFRRTIKRALDQVMETGVHGIKIELSGRLGGAEMSRREKASRGSIPLSTLQRHVDYGFREAHTTFGVIGVKVWIDLGDYSDEENRDGSNAKAGQAPQKPKRAHKR
- the rplX gene encoding 50S ribosomal protein L24, which codes for MKIRRGDSVIVITGADASDTPRRVLSVVAGGKKLTIENVNRALKHVKRGHPKNPQGGRLEIEMPIDISNVKFYCEACSKGTRVGYRYTAEGSKERFCKSCEASLGTISPAKAKYQKQ
- the rpsS gene encoding 30S ribosomal protein S19; this translates as MGRSLKKGPYVDVKLLKKIEKLNETGKKTPIKTWARASTIAPEFVGHTFLVHNGRAHLNVYVTEEMVGHKLGEFSLTRNFRGHTVKKK